CATTGACCACGAAGATTTCGGGGAATGGAGAGCTGCTTCAGTGATTCTATACCGAAAGTGTCTCAAAATTTGGGATTTTGAGACGCTTTCGGTATAAAGCCAGATCTGGCAAAGGCTGTTTAGCTGCCTTTGTCACTTATTTAAATAAAATTTGCAAGAAAAATGGAGGGGGTCAGTGCGGATCGATCCAGTTGGACTGAAAGCGGATCACGGTCAGTTTGTCTAAAGGCTCCGGCGCCAAGGGGTGTTGCGGGCTACCTTTATAGGCTGATTTGGCTGCGGCAATCAGAGCAGGATCGATCATTTCCTGCTTGCAAAGCAGGAAGTCGACGCCGTTTTCTTCGGCAAAAGAGGCGAGCGCCGCGGCACGATCGTTATCGGCGATGAGGGCTGATTGCAGTAGGGAATTGGCATTTTTTGCCGATTTCAGGATCAATTTCTGGATTTCAAAGGTATCTCTTTGTCTTCGTGAAGAAGCAATGGGGGCAGAGTTTTCAAAAGGGGGAGGAGGCCTCCTTGCATCGAGAAGGAGGTAGCTTACCTCAGGCATCAATTTATCAAAGTCTGTCGGAAGGGTTTCCGGAGTGATTGCAACGCCGAATTCCAGGCTGGAAATAAAGGGAAAGCGGCCTTCTGTTTTTAACTTTTCGATCACGGTTTTTTGCCAATCCAGGAACTGTTCGCGACGTTCGATATCTTGCAATATCAGTACGTTTCTCCTGAATGCCGGCTCCTGCAGGCAGTCGCTGATGGCAAGAGCGAAGGCTTCTAAAAGCGGAAGAGCTATATTATCCCAGGAAAGTTCTCTTTTTCCCAAGCTGTTTAAACAGGGCTTGCGCTCTTTGCCTACCATCTTGGTCAGTTTATGAATGATTGCTTCCGCCCCGGGAAGCAGGAAGAGAACGGGGTGGGTTGATTGCTTTCGATAGAGCGCGGACGCGATTCTGTTTTTGAGCTCGGAGCGGATTAAGGCCTTGTTTTCCCTGCCGAGGGAAATCTCGATCAGGGCGAGGGGATGCTCTTGAGCAAGAGATTCCATCAGGCTGTCTAAATTCAGGCATTTAAATTCCTGTCCGCTGGAGTTGATGTCTTGCGGGGTTGCAAGGGGGATAATTGTCAGGGATTTGACTTTGTCGGCGATCTTTTTGATGGGTTCAAAAAGGGCCGATGCCCCTCTGCGCCTGATCGTGATCTCTTCTTGATTATCCTTCTTGAAAAGCTTGTTTTGATTAGTGTCAAAGACTAAAGTATCGCCCTCCCTGATCTCGGCTTCGGGAAACCTCAGGATACCCTCTTTCTTGTCGAACATCACCTCTTCCCCAAGAATCATGGAAGGAATATTGCGAAGACGCAGTGTTTGAAAGAAGTAGCCGGTTTTGATGCCCTTCAAGGTAATAACGCCGGAGAGATTGTTTGTGACGCCGCTCAATTCCGCATCATCTTCTTTGAGAAGTATGACGCTTTCTCCATTGTTTGCGATCTCGTCTGCTTTGGCCTTCGAGAAAGCTATTTTTCCGATAGCCAGGCCTGCCGAGGGGGCTTCCATTGTATCGACAAGGCAGGTCTCTTTGTGCTGGATGATGGTGTCGAGCTGCTCGGCCGCTTTCATTGCTTCCACGGGGTCGATGCGCTCCAGCAGAGTTTTTTTGTCGATGGCTCCCTTTTTGATCAGCTCTGTCAAGGATTTGATGGAGCTGAGCGGCTGCTCGTCCGCTTTGACGATGTTGGTGATGAAAAGATGCCCGTCCTCAATGGTAAAGTCTACTCTTACCGTTTCCAGCAGCTCGTGCTCGATCAGTGCAGCGTAGGCGGTAATCTCCCGGTAAACGCTGGGCATGAGGTACTGCAGCGATTTTATGTCGCTTGAGAAGAGCCTCTTTGTCGAGGTGTGGTCGTCGAAAATGTCTTCGCTCCCTCGTTTTTGAAAGTAATCTCCATAAATTTCGGGATTGCCGTTGGTGGGATTGCGTGAATAGAAAGTTCCTTGTCCTGAATACGCGGTCAAGTTGGAAAAAACCATTCCCTGGATCATCAGCTCCGGTTCTTCCGTTCTTGGAGCTCCAATTAAGCTATTGAGCGGGTCTTCAAGCTCTGTCTGCCAGCGCTGGTAGATGGCGTGGATCAAAAGCTCAAACTGCTCTTCCATGGTTGTCGGAAAAGCGCGGCCTCCCTCGTTTTTAAAGATATGCAGAAAATGAAGGCAGGCTTCATGCAGCCCTTCGCTTGTCACATCGCTGTCTAAAAGGGCCCCCTCATTTTTTTTGATATGCTCCCAAGCGGACTGAAAAGGGTGTTTTGAGATGTGAAAGACGAAGGATGAGAGATCTTTGATGAATCGTAAAAAATTGAGGTAGATGGCTTTTCCGTCGGGACAGAAGGGCTCGAACTCGGAGATGTTTTTTTCGCTAAGGCCTATGAAATCAAATGAGTACGTCCTTGAAAAGGGGCTTTCCTTAGCCTGAAGAGAACAGAGAGAGAAGAGTTTGCCGGGTCTTTTATTACCGAGGGATTCGGTCAGTTTCGCATCGATGTGTAAAAGGCCCGAAGCGAGTTCTTTTTTCACAAAGCCTTTTAAGAAGTCGCCGGTTGTCAGCGCTTCCTTTGCGGCTTGCTTGGTGATGACCATGCCTGGAGGCATTGGGATGGAAAGAGAGGCGAGCCGCACCAACCGGCGACCGGATTCACCGATGCACTCTTCCTGCAAAAGCTGCCTGCTGTTTTCAAGATAAAAAAAACAGTGGCGTCCCATCGTGCCTGACCTTTGTCTAAAAGGAATAGGCGACATGTTCCCTCCGCGCCAGATTCACTAAAAAATAAACATGACTCTATAACAAAAAAATGTAAACTTAAATTTTATCAAATTCTTGTTTTACACTAATCCGCATTAGTTTATAATTGCCGAGAAGTTTTCAGATATCCTTGATTTTCAAGGGGTTTTTCTCCTGCCTACATTTCAAAGAGGTGCTATATTCCATGCCTGAAGATCAGCTAAAACAGCGAACCGTCTATTCCAAAACAAATCCCTACAGAGCGTCTCTCATCGAGAGGTACAACCTCTGTTCGAGAGAATCGAACAAAGAGACTTATCACTTAACGCTTGATATTGCCGAATCGGGAATAAGCTATGAAGTCGGCGATTGTATCGGCGTCGCTCCTGCGAATGATCCTAAGATAGCTGAGAAGCTACTCAAGCTGTTTGGCGTTCAGGGAGATGAATCGGTAGTTACCAAGCGGGACGGCGAGTCGCTTGCATTCCACGAATTTCTTTTGAGGAAGGCCAATTTAGTTCAGGTTAATAAAAAATTCTTTTCAAAGGTTGCTGAGAAGGCGCATTGCAAAAAGGCTAAAGAGCGGTTTATGGAGATGCTCGGCGCGTCCGATCCCGATCTTTTAAAAGCGCATCTGGAAGAGAGGCATGTACCCGATCTGATAGAGGAAGCCGGAGGAGCCTCCGTTGAGCCGCAAGAAGTTGTCGATTTGCTCATGCCGCTCATGCCGCGCTTCTATTCGATTGCCTCCTCGCTGAGGACCCATCCGGGCGAAGTGCATTTAACGGTTGCCAAGGTGTCTTATGAGCTTTTAGGGCAGCCAAGAGGGGGAGTCTGCACCCATTATCTGTCGGAAAGAACGCCGCTTAAACAGCCGGAGATCCCTATTTTTCTACAACCGCACTCAGGGTTTACGATTCCAAAGGATTCGATGGCGCCCATGATCATGATCGGTCCGGGAACAGGCGTGGCTCCTTTCAGGGCCTTTATGCAGGAGCGGCAAGCTATCGGCGCCAAGGGTAAGAATTGGCTTTTCTTTGGCGATTGGTATCAAGACGGAACGTTTCTTTACGGCGATTATTGGCGGCAAATGCATTCCAAGGAAGGTCTTAAGTTGGATCTGGCCTTTTCCCGTGACCAAGAAAGCAAGATCTACGTCCAGCACCGTATGCTGGAAAAGGGTAAAGAACTCCATGCCTGGCTGCAAGAGGGGGCTTATCTTTATGTTTGCGGCGATGCCAAGCGCATGGCGAGGGATGTGGAGGCTGCGCTTTTGCAGATCCTGGCCGAGCATGGCGGCATGACGGATGAGGAA
The DNA window shown above is from Estrella lausannensis and carries:
- a CDS encoding diflavin oxidoreductase, which encodes MPEDQLKQRTVYSKTNPYRASLIERYNLCSRESNKETYHLTLDIAESGISYEVGDCIGVAPANDPKIAEKLLKLFGVQGDESVVTKRDGESLAFHEFLLRKANLVQVNKKFFSKVAEKAHCKKAKERFMEMLGASDPDLLKAHLEERHVPDLIEEAGGASVEPQEVVDLLMPLMPRFYSIASSLRTHPGEVHLTVAKVSYELLGQPRGGVCTHYLSERTPLKQPEIPIFLQPHSGFTIPKDSMAPMIMIGPGTGVAPFRAFMQERQAIGAKGKNWLFFGDWYQDGTFLYGDYWRQMHSKEGLKLDLAFSRDQESKIYVQHRMLEKGKELHAWLQEGAYLYVCGDAKRMARDVEAALLQILAEHGGMTDEEAKDYVRSLRKTGRYLRDVY